Proteins encoded together in one Elusimicrobiota bacterium window:
- the tyrS gene encoding tyrosine--tRNA ligase gives MDKILSKIKRGATDIISEKELIKKLSEKKTLRIKLGVDPTSPDLHLGHTVLLNKLKTFQDLGHQIIFIIGDLTARIGDPSGRSETRQVMSEEDVMKNAKTYQDQLFKILDKSKTEVVYNSSWLFPLGLNGLLDLAGKYTVARMLERDDFEKRYKNDSPISVVEFLYPLLQAYDSVAVKADVELGGNDQKFNLLLGREIQRDFGQDPQVVLTMPLLEGTDGVRKMSKSYGNYIALNDTPKDMFGKIMSVSDELMYKYFELLTDRDLKEVKAMHPREAKVSLAEEITAKYHGKDAANNAKCEFDNVFCKKQNPEDMEECVVEAKEIKLADLLVNSSLAPSKKEARRLIEQGGIKIDGEKILEDKIIVLKKECVIQAGKRKFKKIKIK, from the coding sequence ATGGATAAAATTCTCAGCAAAATAAAACGCGGCGCAACCGACATAATATCGGAAAAAGAACTTATCAAAAAACTGTCCGAAAAAAAAACTTTAAGAATTAAATTGGGCGTAGACCCTACATCTCCGGACCTTCATTTAGGACATACCGTTCTGCTGAATAAACTGAAAACTTTTCAGGATTTAGGGCATCAAATTATTTTTATCATAGGGGATTTAACTGCGAGAATAGGAGATCCTTCCGGCCGTTCAGAAACTCGCCAGGTAATGAGCGAGGAAGACGTGATGAAAAACGCCAAAACATATCAGGATCAGCTTTTTAAAATTCTTGACAAGTCAAAAACTGAAGTTGTTTATAACAGCTCGTGGCTTTTCCCTTTGGGTTTAAACGGGTTGCTGGACCTTGCAGGAAAATACACGGTTGCGCGGATGCTTGAACGGGACGATTTTGAAAAAAGATATAAGAATGACAGTCCGATTTCTGTAGTTGAGTTTTTATACCCATTACTTCAGGCGTATGATTCGGTAGCGGTTAAGGCGGACGTTGAGCTTGGCGGTAACGACCAGAAATTTAATCTTTTGCTTGGCAGGGAAATTCAAAGAGATTTTGGTCAGGATCCGCAGGTAGTTTTGACTATGCCTCTTTTAGAAGGAACTGACGGCGTAAGGAAAATGTCAAAATCGTACGGAAATTATATAGCTTTAAATGACACTCCAAAGGATATGTTTGGAAAGATAATGTCCGTATCGGATGAACTGATGTATAAATATTTTGAGCTTTTAACGGACAGGGATTTGAAAGAAGTAAAGGCTATGCATCCCAGGGAAGCAAAGGTGAGCCTCGCGGAAGAAATAACCGCAAAATATCACGGAAAAGATGCGGCTAATAATGCCAAGTGCGAGTTTGATAATGTGTTTTGTAAAAAGCAAAACCCCGAAGATATGGAAGAATGTGTAGTAGAGGCTAAAGAGATAAAACTTGCCGATTTGCTTGTAAATTCAAGCCTTGCTCCCAGCAAAAAAGAGGCGCGTCGTTTAATTGAGCAGGGCGGGATAAAAATTGACGGTGAAAAAATCCTTGAAGACAAAATTATTGTTTTAAAAAAGGAATGTGTTATTCAAGCCGGTAAAAGAAAATTCAAAAAAATCAAAATAAAGTAA